In the genome of Diachasmimorpha longicaudata isolate KC_UGA_2023 chromosome 19, iyDiaLong2, whole genome shotgun sequence, one region contains:
- the LOC135171219 gene encoding uncharacterized protein LOC135171219 has translation MFNIQLQQINNTKLFIVSVYATTKIDSKQVFLDELNTGDCNARHQNLGDYRNNARGTYLSDWNNRLGIQYRTRIYHGNTPTCLHRGTFPDRGIIDSRLDITYAQGIAVPTLIFDSDHKALFFRVNLSNIGVITPKDPAPPRFNYKETNWEEFNKFLDNNYDITIPINRNLNITEIDNFIQQISSKINEAIGHSSPIFQPQDSIKKYLNRKILKLQKHKSKLLTLWHKKLETDPKGKKTWTRQIKKTLDAIRNQLQQEYNLAVERNCQNIFKKIDLREFHRFMPTINKIFRPKNNPEIPNLHIKNSNQHILLRSECNLNEVLIANDETIISKPADKLNIIGSDFETINAPRHLNTETRLRELILMKINDFKETFITERENNTAIIQFSDHNKASSPPRNLDLETSSYFCSLRQVAIIIKHLPNKTSFGIDKIPNIILKRLPTKVITDYPILFNNSLNLSCFPTAWKTAKVIPLLKNNKPSNEPASYRPMSLTPTISKVFESIISTTNITYCNKLKIIPDTQFGFRRSHSTTHAIHKLLSDVNHEISQNNLVGAALIDLEKAFDTVWHDGLIYKLIKKKFQTHLIKMIWDLIKDKRFFISGADENSTITFNIKDGLQQGTVNSPILFNIFTADIINSFDMNQPNSNKFSIAYADDLIIYISGAKAATISRDLETLVNKINNLYSMWNLKMNPNKCETILFRKPYRFLPGNRTKGITSFKISTSCPVTREIIELPHRNEVTYLGMKIDNLIRNNKHTYTQQLKASNRFKSLSRLFHNKNITKTSRLICYLILVRPLLTYASPIWWNIGSRVMERTRRLERRCIRAGLRLYRNENSGFTKKISNKQLYNTAKIQRIDNFILRLTRDYYKNLKTIKNEALEKLSTVDPIQTTIASHSGYFPPQAFTFFDRISLIQNEDNIPLIYHYDRNSTNKKLPIATDATAKLKYSMAIPEVDFNDTQRIDANYWWVDDTANFHRELARKKEKNLEKAKRQQKEKGRIPRKRRPR, from the exons ATGTTCAACATCCAACTACAGCAGAtaa ATAAcacaaaattgtttattgtcaGTGTCTATGCCACCACAAAAATAGACAGCAAACAAGTGTTCTTGGATGAACTTAACA CTGGAGATTGTAACGCAAGACATCAGAACCTAGGTGATTACAGAAATAATGCTAGAGGGACCTATCTCTCTGATTGGAACAATAGACTAGGCATACAATATAGAACTCGCATATACCATGGAAACACCCCCACGTGTCTCCACAGAGGTACCTTTCCAGATCGTGGAATCATTGATAGTAGACTCGACATCACCTACGCCCAGGGTATTGCCGTGCCTACTCTAATTTTCGACAGTGACCATAAAGCCCTGTTTTTCAGGGTAAACCTATCGAACATAGGTGTGATTACCCCAAAAGACCCAGCCCCCCCTAGATTTAATTACAAAGAAACTAACTGGGAGGAATTTAACAAATTCCTCGATAACAACTATGACATAACCATACCCATAAACAGAAACCTGAACATCACAGAAATAGACAACTTTATACAACAAATCTCATCTAAAATCAATGAAGCTATTGGTCATTCCTCGCCAATTTTCCAACCGCAAGatagcattaaaaaatatttaaatagaaaaatcctaaaattacaaaaacaCAAATCGAAACTGTTGACACTATGGCACAAAAAATTAGAAACAGACCCCAAAGGAAAGAAGACATGGACCAGACAAATTAAAAAGACTTTAGACGCTATCAGAAATCAACTACAACAAGAATACAACCTTGCGGTAGAGCGCAATTGCcaaaatatcttcaaaaaaattgacctcaGAGAATTCCATAGATTCATGCCTACTATAAACAAAATCTTTCGACCGAAAAATAACCCGGAAATACCAAACTTacatattaaaaattcaaaccaACATATCTTACTCAGGAGTGAATGCAACCTAAATGAAGTCCTGATTGCCAACGATGAAACAATCATCTCTAAACCAGCCGACAAATTAAACATAATAGGATCAGATTTTGAAACAATTAATGCACCGAGACATTTAAATACTGAAACAAGATTACGGGAACTGATATTAATGAAAATCAACGATTTCAAAGAAACCTTCATTACTGAGAGGGAAAATAATACCgcaattattcaattctcCGATCATAACAAAGCATCATCCCCCCCGAGAAATCTTGATCTTGAAACATCATCGTACTTTTGCAGTCTTAGACAAGTAGCAATAATAATTAAGCACCTACCGAATAAAACTTCATTCGGCATCGACAAAATCCCAAATATCATTCTAAAACGACTCCCTACTAAAGTCATCACAGATTATCCCATACTGTTCAACAACTCTCTGAACTTGAGCTGCTTCCCAACCGCTTGGAAAACAGCCAAGGTCATACCACtcctaaaaaataataagcCGTCAAATGAACCCGCAAGTTACAGACCAATGAGTCTGACACCAACAATTAGCAAAGTTTTCGAATCAATTATCAGCACAACAAACATCACATATTGCAACAAACTAAAAATAATCCCAGATACTCAATTCGGGTTCCGCAGAAGCCATTCCACCACACATGCAATACACAAACTTCTATCGGATGTAAATCACGAAATCTCGCAAAACAACCTAGTAGGCGCAGCATTAATAGACCTCGAAAAAGCGTTTGATACAGTCTGGCACGACGGCCTCATCTACAaattaataaagaaaaaattccaaacccACCTCATAAAAATGATCTGGGATTTGATTAAAGACAAGCGATTCTTCATATCAGGGGCCGATGAAAACTCAACAATAACGTTTAACATCAAAGATGGACTGCAACAAGGCACAGTAAACTCACCCATACTATTTAACATCTTCACAGCAGATATCATAAACTCTTTCGATATGAACCAACCTAACAGTAACAAATTCTCAATAGCCTACGCCGATGATTTAATAATCTACATCTCGGGAGCAAAAGCAGCAACGATTTCTAGAGATCTGGAAACACTTGTCaataaaatcaacaatttataCTCTATGTGGAACCTCAAGATGAACCCCAACAAATGTGAAACAATCCTTTTTCGGAAACCATATCGTTTCCTCCCAGGCAATAGAACTAAAGGCATAACATCATTCAAAATAAGCACATCATGTCCGGTAACTAGAGAGATTATAGAACTCCCCCACAGGAATGAAGTAACATACCTAGGTATGAAAATCGACAATCTAATAAGAAATAACAAACATACTTATACCCAACAATTAAAAGCGAGTAATAGATTCAAATCTCTCAGCAGGCTTTTTCACaacaaaaatataacaaaaacatCCAGATTAATTTGTTACCTTATCCTCGTCAGACCCCTGTTGACCTATGCCTCACCAATCTGGTGGAACATAGGCTCCAGGGTCATGGAGAGGACAAGAAGACTAGAAAGAAGATGCATCAGAGCCGGTCTCCGTCTCTacagaaatgaaaattctggattcactaaaaaaatcagCAATAAACAATTGTACAACACAGCAAAAATACAAAGAATCGACAATTTCATACTCAGACTTACGAGAGACTATTACAAAAacttaaaaacaattaaaaacgaGGCACTCGAAAAACTATCAACTGTAGACCCAATCCAAACGACCATAGCCTCACACTCAGGATATTTCCCACCTCAAGCATTCACCTTTTTCGACAGAATAAGTCTCATACAAAACGAAGACAACATCCCCTTGATATACCATTACGACAGAAACAGCACGAATAAAAAACTACCCATAGCCACAGACGCGACAGCCAAACTCAAATACTCGATGGCAATACCTGAAGTAGATTTTAACGACACCCAGAGAATCGACGCCAATTACTGGTGGGTCGATGACACTGCCAACTTTCACAGAGAATTAGccagaaagaaagaaaaaaacctTGAAAAGGCAAAACGACAGCAAAAAGAGAAGGGAAGAATACCTCGGAAACGTAGACCTAGGTAA